The region CTGCCATTTATATCACCTCACAGAAATCCGAACGCGATGAATCCCGCGATGAAGAGTCCGACAGCCATACCATACCAGAATGCCGTGACACCACCGGCAATAGGCAGCGCCTTCTCCCTGTTCGGGAACGAGGAGAGGAACTTGCCTTCGCCCGAAAGCATGCCGACGATGTCATCCGCTATCAGTTCAAGCTCGGCCACCTGATCAATGACCGGTGCGAGTGATTCGCCCGCAGAGGTCACGATACCCAGGAACGGGTCCGCAACCAGGCCGAACTCCGGAAGGACTTCGATATATCCCATCAGGCACCACCTTTCGGTTCATGAATAGGCTTTGCGTCCAGCCAGTCGTAGGCATCGCGCCGGGAGAGCTTGATATACTCCGTGTAGGTGTAGTACCAGCCGATAATCGAGACGAGAAGCGCGACGACTGCCGATCCGAAGCTGATGAATGCAAACGAGATCACGGCTATGCCAATCATGGATAAAAAGCCGCATTCGGCTGCAAGCATAAGCGTCCTGTCCTGCTGTTCGCCGGGGCCGAGGCATGCGTTGAACGCGTGCTGGACGGCAATCCCACCGAGCATGAAGACAACGGCGAGAACACTGCCGCCGATGACCGATGAGCCGTAGCTGGCGATACTAATCCCGAAGACTGTCGTCGTTCCCGTGACGAGATCCGCAAACATGAACGATCCGCCGGCCATCGCAGCGAGACCCATAATCGTCAGCGCACCGACGACCGCGAGCTCGATGAGCGATACAACCATGACAGGGATATTCATGTTGACAACCTTGTCGGAGACGTAACCAATCACCGCTCCGAGCAGTGCAGCGATGATGAGTGCAGCAACCGGTGCCGCAATGCCGAACTTAGTGGCAAACAGCATCGCGATGACACCGGAACCGAGCGCGATCATACCCGCGGACGGAACACCGGTACCAAGACCGTAGCTGCAGAGGTGTTTGATGGTATCCGTGCCCCATACAAGAGCGAGGACCGCACCAAGACCACCGAAGAACGAGAATATCTCCGTGCCGGTCAGCACGTTCAGGTAGGTCAGGTAGATGCAGACCAGCGAACCGATGAGCCCGATTCCGAGAATCTCGTTGTGTGGCCTTCCACCTTCAGAAGCTTCAATTTTTACTGACATTTCCACACCTCACACTGCCACAATCAGAATCGCCACAAGTCCGCAGACCGCGGATGCGATTGCCGCACCCACCACCGCACGCGGGAAGCGCTTGAACTTCGGGTCGTGGGGACCTTCGATTGTTCCCGTGATGTTGTACGCGGCAATTACTGCGTTGACAAGGAACATGCCGACAGCAAAAATGCCCGCGAGCGAGATCGCGACCGGAAGGATCTCTTCCGCGGATGCGTTGAGCATCGTGGGAAGCATCTCCTCGTACAGGTTCAGCAGCTGGATATAGATGAGCGTACCGCCGAGACCGCCGAGCGCTCCGCCGATCACACCTCCGACGTAGGAGATGAACGGAAGCCCGTGCCCCTCGGTACCCTGTGATTTGTACGCAGGGAACGTGTCGCCCGTGATCGGGTCCTTGTCCACCTTTCCGGAGGCGGAAGGAATGCCCATGCCGAAGACGTAGACAATGTTGACAAACATGCACGTGATCGCCATCATCAGACCGCCGCCGACTGCGCCGCCCGCAAGGGCAACGGCAAGACCGAGCTCAGCCGCCCATGCACCGCCGAAGAGACCGGCAAGGCCGGCACCAGCTGCGAGCATCGCGACACCGGTTGCAATACCGGGCGCCTGCCCCATGGCTGCCGGCGCACCGCCGACAGGAACGAAGTGGACACCGAATCCGACGAGAACTCCGCCGATAATGATGCCGACAAGCACAAGTGCTGCACTCATGCCGCCGACGACAAACGTGGCTGCCAGTGCAATCAGCATGATGACAAGGCCGACAATCGTAGCGGTCGGGTTCATTCCCTCGCCGCCGCCTGCGCCTCCACCGAGTGCGCTCATGATGCCGCCTCCTCGGTTTCTGCCACGGTTTCTGCCGTATACGGACCGTAGGTGTTGCGTGCCCAGGTCTCAATGTACCGGTCAATGACCATGAAGACGAGGATCAGGACAACACCGGCAATGATGGCTCCCCATCCGTTGCCAATCTGCTCGAAGAGAATTGTCCGCCAGAGTTCGAGGAACACGATCAGGCCGAAACAGATACCCGATGCCGGACCGCCGAGCTTGGAGGTAAACCAGCCGTTATCGAGTGAACTGCGCTGGCCGGCTTCGGCGTAGCGAACGATGTTTCCTGATGCGGAAATCGGAACGCCAGCCCCGAACTTCTGCTCCTGGTACTGGCGCTCTTTGCCGTAGAACGGATTTCCCGTTGCAGATCCGGCTGCACCGAGTGCGATACCCCAGACAAGGCCAAGAAGCGGCAGCGGGAACGGGTGTCCGAGTGCAACTATCATCAGCTGGCACATTGCCACCGTCGTGAAGATCGCGACGA is a window of Methanoculleus sp. SDB DNA encoding:
- a CDS encoding tetrahydromethanopterin S-methyltransferase subunit B, with product MGYIEVLPEFGLVADPFLGIVTSAGESLAPVIDQVAELELIADDIVGMLSGEGKFLSSFPNREKALPIAGGVTAFWYGMAVGLFIAGFIAFGFL
- a CDS encoding tetrahydromethanopterin S-methyltransferase subunit C yields the protein MSVKIEASEGGRPHNEILGIGLIGSLVCIYLTYLNVLTGTEIFSFFGGLGAVLALVWGTDTIKHLCSYGLGTGVPSAGMIALGSGVIAMLFATKFGIAAPVAALIIAALLGAVIGYVSDKVVNMNIPVMVVSLIELAVVGALTIMGLAAMAGGSFMFADLVTGTTTVFGISIASYGSSVIGGSVLAVVFMLGGIAVQHAFNACLGPGEQQDRTLMLAAECGFLSMIGIAVISFAFISFGSAVVALLVSIIGWYYTYTEYIKLSRRDAYDWLDAKPIHEPKGGA
- a CDS encoding tetrahydromethanopterin S-methyltransferase subunit D (catalyzes the formation of methyl-coenzyme M and tetrahydromethanopterin from coenzyme M and methyl-tetrahydromethanopterin), coding for MSALGGGAGGGEGMNPTATIVGLVIMLIALAATFVVGGMSAALVLVGIIIGGVLVGFGVHFVPVGGAPAAMGQAPGIATGVAMLAAGAGLAGLFGGAWAAELGLAVALAGGAVGGGLMMAITCMFVNIVYVFGMGIPSASGKVDKDPITGDTFPAYKSQGTEGHGLPFISYVGGVIGGALGGLGGTLIYIQLLNLYEEMLPTMLNASAEEILPVAISLAGIFAVGMFLVNAVIAAYNITGTIEGPHDPKFKRFPRAVVGAAIASAVCGLVAILIVAV
- a CDS encoding tetrahydromethanopterin S-methyltransferase subunit E → MENLVLGIGITALAGALATVAGAAEDTESDIGSQGDPNSQVQLAPQMGYIHRIYNKAVSGEPPAYGLWCALGAGIAWALMSIQINAVLAIVLGSAIAVFVQGVYATTAYLGRTASLAKFEQPVYIDILKSVTTVTMAHAFVAIFTTVAMCQLMIVALGHPFPLPLLGLVWGIALGAAGSATGNPFYGKERQYQEQKFGAGVPISASGNIVRYAEAGQRSSLDNGWFTSKLGGPASGICFGLIVFLELWRTILFEQIGNGWGAIIAGVVLILVFMVIDRYIETWARNTYGPYTAETVAETEEAAS